A genomic region of Qingrenia yutianensis contains the following coding sequences:
- a CDS encoding adenylate cyclase → MNREIVNTNIRFNLNNADDIKAYNYLQNMDRKKYKSYTKVVVIALIEHFERQQRLEADSYLETREKEDIFLQKVLDTIEQGLKTAGNISGLIQLLSASTVQQPQVQHNIEEDTDAALNFADGF, encoded by the coding sequence ATGAATAGAGAAATCGTAAATACAAATATTCGATTTAATCTTAACAATGCTGATGACATCAAAGCATACAACTATTTGCAAAATATGGACAGAAAAAAGTATAAATCATACACAAAAGTCGTTGTAATAGCTTTAATTGAACATTTTGAACGGCAACAAAGACTTGAAGCTGATTCATACCTTGAAACGAGAGAAAAAGAGGATATATTTTTACAAAAGGTACTTGATACCATAGAACAAGGACTAAAGACCGCCGGAAACATAAGCGGTCTTATACAGCTTTTATCTGCAAGCACAGTACAGCAACCACAAGTACAGCATAACATCGAAGAAGATACAGATGCTGCCCTGAACTTTGCGGATGGATTTTAA